In Herbinix luporum, a single window of DNA contains:
- the xseA gene encoding exodeoxyribonuclease VII large subunit, with protein MGQAYSVTEINRYIKNMFIKDPYLNHIYVKGEVSNCKYHTSGHIYFTLKDAQGQLACVMFAGQRRGLSFRLEEGQSVIVLGSINVYERDGKYQLYANSIVLDGLGALYERFEKLKKSLAAEGLFDKDHKKPIPPYPKKVGIVTASTGAAIQDIINISKRRNPYVQLILYPALVQGDGAPESIVKGIKALDKLKPDVIIVGRGGGSIEDLWAFNEEIVARAIYACTTPIISAVGHETDVTIADYVADLRAPTPSAAAELAINDYRVFMNLMEDYKRRIYKATMHNFTYHQSKLRELKLRLFYASPSYRIKQNRQQLMDMEQKLAYHMNRKLNEAQHKLELYVTKLEGLSPLAKLKKGFAFVRTEDGLPLKSIKNVEVNDILTVSLLDGDIKARVEDSRDVTSRL; from the coding sequence ATGGGACAGGCTTATTCGGTAACTGAAATTAACAGATATATAAAAAACATGTTTATAAAAGATCCCTATCTTAATCATATTTATGTAAAGGGAGAGGTTTCTAATTGTAAGTATCATACTTCCGGGCATATTTATTTCACCTTAAAAGATGCCCAGGGGCAACTGGCCTGTGTTATGTTTGCAGGTCAAAGAAGAGGTCTGTCTTTTCGTCTAGAGGAAGGACAAAGTGTTATTGTACTGGGCAGCATTAATGTATATGAGAGGGACGGAAAATACCAATTATATGCCAACAGTATAGTTTTAGACGGTCTTGGTGCCTTATACGAACGTTTTGAAAAACTTAAAAAAAGTTTGGCGGCGGAAGGTTTATTTGATAAAGATCATAAAAAGCCTATTCCTCCTTATCCAAAGAAAGTCGGTATTGTTACTGCCTCTACAGGTGCCGCTATACAGGATATAATAAATATATCGAAAAGAAGAAATCCTTATGTGCAGCTGATTTTATATCCGGCCTTGGTTCAAGGGGATGGAGCCCCAGAAAGTATTGTAAAAGGCATTAAAGCTTTGGACAAACTAAAACCTGATGTAATAATTGTTGGTAGGGGAGGAGGCTCCATCGAGGATTTATGGGCATTTAATGAAGAAATTGTGGCCCGGGCTATTTATGCTTGCACTACACCTATTATATCAGCGGTAGGCCATGAAACCGATGTTACTATTGCCGATTACGTTGCAGACCTTAGGGCTCCCACTCCTTCGGCTGCAGCTGAACTGGCAATTAATGATTATAGGGTATTTATGAATTTAATGGAGGATTATAAAAGACGGATATACAAGGCTACCATGCACAATTTTACATATCATCAATCAAAACTACGGGAACTAAAGTTACGTTTGTTTTATGCCAGTCCTTCTTACCGGATTAAGCAAAATAGGCAGCAATTGATGGATATGGAACAAAAGTTGGCTTATCATATGAACCGAAAATTAAATGAAGCACAGCATAAGTTGGAGTTATATGTAACTAAATTAGAGGGGTTATCCCCCTTGGCTAAACTTAAAAAGGGTTTTGCTTTTGTTAGAACTGAGGATGGATTGCCCCTAAAAAGTATAAAAAATGTAGAAGTAAATGATATCCTAACAGTCTCACTTTTGGACGGAGATATTAAAGCAAGGGTAGAAGACAGCCGGGACGTTACAAGTCGTCTTTAA
- the nusB gene encoding transcription antitermination factor NusB, producing MTRREIREHIFLMLFRKEFHNEQELLDQMDLYLSELSQPTVEEYAYLTNRFQSILEKLEEIDDMISKTASGWSINRIGKVELTILRLAVYEMHFDDEIPIKVAINEAVELAKVFGGDEAPGFVNGILAKLT from the coding sequence GTGACAAGAAGAGAAATAAGGGAGCATATTTTTCTAATGCTGTTTCGTAAAGAATTTCATAATGAACAAGAGTTGTTGGATCAGATGGATTTATATTTATCTGAGCTTAGTCAGCCCACTGTAGAAGAATATGCTTACTTGACTAATAGATTTCAGTCTATACTAGAAAAATTAGAAGAAATTGATGATATGATTTCTAAGACTGCCAGTGGATGGTCTATAAACCGTATAGGAAAGGTTGAACTAACCATTTTGCGGCTGGCAGTTTATGAGATGCATTTTGACGATGAAATACCTATAAAGGTTGCTATTAATGAAGCCGTAGAATTAGCCAAGGTATTTGGTGGGGATGAAGCCCCCGGATTTGTTAACGGAATCTTGGCAAAACTTACCTAA
- a CDS encoding Asp23/Gls24 family envelope stress response protein, with product MNKEPEIRNTYKIHENGKVGEVQIADEVVAVIAGLAATEVEGVASTSGNVTNELAGKFGKKNLSKGVRVLVSPDAVSVDMALTLDYGYGIRETAKKVQEKVKLAIENMTGLQVKEVNIRIAGVNIVKE from the coding sequence GTGAACAAAGAACCGGAAATCAGGAACACATATAAAATACATGAAAATGGTAAGGTGGGAGAAGTACAAATTGCCGATGAGGTTGTAGCAGTAATTGCAGGTCTTGCAGCAACCGAAGTGGAAGGTGTTGCTTCTACCAGTGGAAATGTTACCAATGAACTGGCAGGTAAATTTGGAAAGAAAAATTTATCTAAGGGAGTTAGAGTTTTGGTAAGTCCTGATGCGGTGTCGGTGGATATGGCTCTCACCTTAGACTATGGATATGGAATAAGGGAAACAGCGAAAAAAGTACAAGAAAAGGTAAAGCTGGCTATAGAGAATATGACCGGACTTCAGGTCAAGGAAGTTAACATCAGGATAGCAGGAGTCAATATTGTTAAAGAGTAA
- a CDS encoding SpoIIIAH-like family protein: MKNIFKKNQIIITALAIMIVIAGYLSFTSDDKPVEDDAVITTNPDYDVISGLEGDYLVQSTTETGDTTTDDTTDDNDTVGDPGDDTTDNTLDGETNTTADENDETTPVDIDTDTNNTQELGDISDEDILTAANDTANSEGEDVPGEAVLASTTLDGSFFVSKRLEREQDRARSRADLKALIESSNISEASKQPIIERMIELTNIAEIENNTEVMLEAKGFADALVTMNEDGDVNVVINTPSLSDQQLAIIEDVVVKETNTTIDKITINPVVVEE; encoded by the coding sequence ATGAAAAATATATTCAAGAAAAATCAAATCATAATTACAGCACTGGCAATTATGATCGTGATTGCAGGTTATTTAAGTTTTACAAGTGATGATAAACCCGTGGAAGATGATGCGGTGATTACAACTAATCCGGATTATGATGTAATCAGTGGATTGGAAGGGGATTATTTAGTCCAAAGCACTACAGAAACTGGGGATACAACTACTGATGATACCACCGATGATAACGATACAGTAGGGGATCCGGGGGATGATACTACGGATAATACCTTAGATGGTGAGACCAATACCACAGCCGATGAAAATGATGAAACCACTCCTGTAGATATAGATACCGATACAAACAATACCCAGGAATTGGGAGATATCTCTGATGAAGATATACTGACTGCGGCAAATGATACTGCTAATTCAGAAGGGGAAGATGTACCCGGAGAAGCTGTTCTTGCCAGCACCACTTTGGATGGAAGTTTCTTTGTAAGTAAAAGACTTGAAAGAGAACAAGATAGGGCAAGAAGCAGGGCAGACTTAAAGGCACTTATAGAAAGTTCAAATATATCTGAAGCCTCCAAGCAGCCTATTATAGAAAGAATGATTGAACTTACCAATATTGCCGAAATTGAAAATAATACAGAGGTAATGTTAGAGGCAAAGGGATTTGCTGATGCCTTAGTCACTATGAATGAAGATGGAGATGTAAATGTAGTAATAAATACACCATCTTTGTCAGACCAGCAACTGGCTATTATAGAAGATGTTGTAGTTAAAGAAACTAATACTACCATTGATAAAATTACTATAAATCCTGTTGTGGTGGAAGAATAA
- a CDS encoding stage III sporulation protein AF yields MGEIYDWVRNTVIYLILNTIIMNLLGNSSYKKYVSIVSGMILLLIVVSPFFKLLKMDGILDYYLNSNFYRTDMKDYQKELKLMEEKQQQALYGDIKERIKKQVTDMLSEEGLYLYDFDIVMNQDLDSKEFGEITSMIISAGYQEDQGVPVHKINIEKIVISDGIDRENDKPNIPSPQEIHVKNKISDFYNMDQDNINISIQGG; encoded by the coding sequence ATGGGGGAAATATATGATTGGGTCAGAAATACTGTGATTTATCTAATCCTTAATACCATAATTATGAACCTCTTAGGCAATAGCAGTTATAAAAAATATGTAAGCATCGTATCAGGTATGATTTTGCTATTAATTGTGGTGTCTCCTTTTTTTAAATTACTAAAGATGGATGGAATACTAGATTATTACCTAAACTCTAATTTTTATAGGACCGATATGAAGGATTATCAGAAGGAATTAAAGCTTATGGAAGAAAAGCAACAGCAGGCCCTATATGGGGATATTAAAGAGAGAATAAAAAAGCAGGTGACAGATATGCTGTCAGAGGAGGGGCTTTATCTATATGATTTTGATATTGTCATGAATCAAGACTTAGATAGTAAGGAATTTGGGGAAATTACTTCTATGATAATAAGTGCAGGATATCAAGAAGATCAGGGGGTTCCTGTACATAAGATTAATATTGAAAAAATTGTAATTTCCGATGGGATAGACAGGGAAAACGATAAGCCCAACATCCCTTCTCCCCAGGAAATTCATGTAAAAAATAAGATATCAGACTTCTATAATATGGACCAAGATAATATAAATATTAGTATACAGGGAGGATAA
- a CDS encoding stage III sporulation protein AE codes for MGIKEGDFVSGNFILKLTLAILIIFFYINGTSIALASSEFYDDMNYDEIQSVIDNIMDHKSSLDFGDYVKKLMSGEESFSLTSIAGKILKSISEEIKAHIGTFVKLISIALIAAIFTNLSMAFKNNQVSETGYYVTYLLLFGLIISTFISASKVASMVIGQILDFMKALVPSYFMSVAFCSGSMSSFVFYKAALVLISLVDLIIIKLVIPLINFFLIIVLANNLSKEDMLSKLAELIETIIRWLLRSLLAAVIGFQAIQGLVVPVADQVKRSAIYKASSALPGVGNAIESVAETVIGSGVLLKNAIGAAGLVVIIVICSVPIIQLGTVAFIYKFSCAALQPISDKRIVECVSASAKSVQMLLQAVVVGAILFLISVTIVAISTGKVV; via the coding sequence ATGGGTATAAAGGAAGGTGACTTTGTGTCCGGTAATTTTATCTTAAAGTTAACCCTGGCAATTTTAATAATATTTTTCTACATAAACGGTACAAGCATAGCACTGGCATCAAGTGAATTTTACGATGATATGAATTATGATGAAATTCAAAGTGTAATTGACAATATTATGGATCATAAAAGTAGCTTGGATTTTGGCGACTATGTAAAAAAGTTAATGTCCGGAGAGGAATCCTTTTCCCTAACATCCATAGCCGGCAAGATACTTAAGTCTATTAGTGAAGAGATAAAGGCACATATCGGAACCTTTGTTAAGCTTATATCTATTGCACTTATTGCAGCCATATTTACTAATTTATCTATGGCCTTTAAAAATAATCAGGTATCAGAAACAGGTTATTATGTTACATACTTACTGCTATTTGGACTCATAATCAGTACATTTATCAGTGCTTCGAAAGTAGCCTCTATGGTTATCGGGCAGATATTAGATTTTATGAAGGCCTTAGTTCCGTCGTATTTTATGTCAGTTGCATTTTGTTCAGGTAGTATGTCATCATTTGTCTTTTATAAGGCTGCTCTAGTTTTGATAAGCTTAGTGGATTTGATAATTATTAAGCTGGTTATACCTTTAATTAACTTCTTTTTAATTATCGTCCTGGCCAATAATTTATCTAAGGAGGACATGCTGTCAAAACTGGCCGAGCTGATAGAAACTATTATTAGGTGGCTATTAAGAAGTTTGCTGGCAGCTGTTATTGGATTTCAGGCCATTCAAGGGTTGGTTGTGCCGGTGGCCGATCAGGTAAAAAGGTCTGCCATATATAAAGCATCTTCTGCACTACCCGGAGTAGGTAATGCCATAGAAAGTGTGGCAGAAACCGTAATTGGAAGCGGGGTATTATTAAAAAATGCTATTGGGGCAGCGGGCTTGGTAGTAATAATTGTTATCTGCTCTGTTCCTATAATTCAGCTGGGAACTGTAGCCTTTATATATAAATTCAGTTGTGCCGCCTTACAACCTATATCAGATAAAAGGATTGTTGAATGTGTAAGTGCCTCAGCAAAATCAGTACAAATGCTTCTTCAAGCAGTTGTAGTAGGTGCTATTTTATTTCTTATATCTGTTACCATTGTTGCTATTTCAACAGGAAAAGTAGTATAA
- a CDS encoding SpoIIIAC/SpoIIIAD family protein — protein MVEVAIISIIAILMGIIFKKGKEEYSIYISLAACFIIVLLGIGKLEIILDTINRLQGYIKINKAYINILVKILGITYVTEFAAALCKDSGYHAIGEQVELVGKLSILAISMPILLALLDTINNFLTIQ, from the coding sequence ATGGTTGAGGTAGCTATTATTAGTATAATTGCAATATTAATGGGGATTATTTTTAAAAAGGGAAAGGAAGAATACTCTATTTATATTAGTCTGGCAGCTTGTTTTATTATTGTGCTGCTGGGTATAGGTAAGCTGGAAATAATCCTAGATACAATTAACCGCCTGCAAGGATATATTAAGATTAATAAGGCATATATAAATATACTGGTAAAAATTCTAGGTATTACCTATGTTACGGAGTTTGCGGCAGCCTTATGTAAGGATTCCGGTTATCATGCCATAGGAGAACAGGTTGAACTGGTCGGTAAACTTTCTATCCTTGCAATCAGTATGCCGATTCTGTTGGCCCTACTTGATACTATCAATAATTTTCTAACTATCCAGTAA
- the spoIIIAC gene encoding stage III sporulation protein AC, translating to MDIYLILRIAVVGILVSLLNQILKQSNRDELAFLTSLAGLILVLFWIIPYITELFSTIKDLFSML from the coding sequence ATGGATATTTATTTAATATTAAGAATTGCAGTGGTAGGAATATTGGTTTCCTTACTAAATCAAATATTGAAGCAATCAAACAGAGATGAATTGGCCTTTTTAACAAGCTTGGCGGGCTTGATTTTAGTTCTTTTCTGGATTATTCCATATATTACTGAGTTGTTTTCAACTATCAAGGATCTTTTTAGTATGTTATAA
- a CDS encoding stage III sporulation protein AB, translating into MLFTKIMGCILIIFSSSLMGFYFSSQLKCRINDMKEFKKLIVLLRGDIRYGNTPLPEAISSIARRHEGNFKDFLTKVSDRLSERLGNTFSEIWTEAVEGELHDTSLSKRDKYQLIQFGENLGYLDKEMQMNTLDLFLAQMEEEIYELSKTVKEKTYLYNSLGIMAGIFISIIMI; encoded by the coding sequence ATGCTGTTTACAAAAATTATGGGATGTATTCTTATTATTTTCTCATCTAGCTTAATGGGCTTTTATTTTAGCAGCCAACTTAAATGCAGGATAAATGACATGAAAGAATTTAAAAAACTTATTGTACTGTTAAGAGGAGATATTAGATACGGCAACACCCCTCTTCCTGAAGCCATAAGTTCTATAGCAAGAAGACATGAGGGGAATTTTAAGGACTTTTTAACAAAGGTATCTGATAGATTAAGTGAACGGTTAGGAAATACATTTTCTGAGATATGGACAGAGGCTGTGGAGGGGGAACTTCATGATACATCTCTTAGTAAAAGGGACAAGTATCAGTTAATCCAATTTGGAGAAAATCTTGGCTATCTAGATAAGGAGATGCAGATGAATACCCTAGATTTATTTCTTGCACAAATGGAAGAAGAAATATATGAGCTTTCTAAGACCGTAAAGGAAAAGACTTATTTATATAACAGCCTTGGTATTATGGCCGGAATTTTTATTTCTATCATTATGATATAA
- the spoIIIAA gene encoding stage III sporulation protein AA — protein MKTKDELLKIFSLKLRIILGKLQINFDDLQEIRLRVNCPLLISYKNKEYFVSEEASLVGNPSQGVLITKNEIKETMEYISNYSLYAFEEEIRQGFITISGGHRIGITGKTIIQGNFIRGIKHISYINVRLAHQVKGCADLVMPYLINEKTKSIYHTLIISPPKCGKTTLLRDIIRQISDGSPYLEGMNIGVVDERSEIAACYMGEPQNDLGIRTDILDCCPKAKGMMMLIRSMSPQVIAVDEIGSREDIEAINYVISCGCKLIATVHGSSIEDVKSKPILGDLLKNRIFERYIILSNINKVGQLEEIYDSMVTRIY, from the coding sequence TTGAAAACTAAAGACGAGCTTCTTAAGATTTTCTCATTGAAGCTTAGAATTATACTGGGAAAGCTTCAAATAAATTTTGATGACTTACAGGAAATTCGTCTCAGAGTCAATTGCCCTCTACTGATTAGCTATAAGAATAAGGAGTATTTTGTATCTGAGGAAGCCAGCCTTGTAGGCAATCCCTCCCAGGGGGTTTTAATAACAAAGAATGAAATTAAAGAGACCATGGAATATATTAGCAATTACTCTTTATATGCCTTTGAAGAGGAAATTAGGCAGGGCTTTATCACAATTAGCGGGGGACATCGGATTGGAATTACCGGAAAGACTATTATACAGGGAAATTTTATTAGGGGAATAAAACATATTTCTTATATAAATGTACGGCTTGCCCATCAGGTAAAGGGCTGTGCAGATTTGGTAATGCCCTATCTGATTAACGAAAAAACAAAAAGCATCTATCATACTTTAATTATATCTCCCCCAAAGTGTGGTAAGACAACCTTACTTCGGGATATTATCCGTCAGATTTCTGACGGCAGTCCTTATCTTGAGGGGATGAATATAGGGGTGGTTGATGAGCGGTCTGAAATTGCAGCCTGCTATATGGGAGAGCCCCAGAATGATCTGGGCATCAGAACAGATATACTTGATTGCTGTCCTAAGGCTAAGGGGATGATGATGCTTATAAGATCCATGTCTCCTCAAGTGATAGCTGTGGATGAAATAGGTTCTAGAGAAGATATAGAGGCCATAAATTATGTTATAAGCTGTGGATGTAAGCTGATTGCTACGGTTCATGGCAGCTCCATTGAAGATGTAAAAAGCAAGCCTATTCTTGGCGACTTGTTAAAAAACAGGATTTTTGAGCGTTATATTATCCTTAGCAATATCAATAAAGTAGGACAACTGGAAGAAATTTATGATTCTATGGTTACTAGAATATATTGA
- a CDS encoding shikimate dehydrogenase family protein has translation MIYGLIGEKLGHSYSKFIHEKMVDDKYYLIPLSHDEFDQFMRNKEFAGINVTIPYKEKVIAYLDELDTLAKEIGAVNTVVNNNGRLIGYNTDFYGLLYLFTSNQIVVKGKKCLILGNGGTSKTAQAVLETLGAGEILKVSRRPEGDNTISYEECYKNHKNAQVIVNTTPVGMYPNIDNSPLDLTPFTLCQSVVDVIFNPIQTKLTKQAKSLGIKSVTGLVMLVAQAKQAEEYFRGIKLEDAIIHKITEELLNQII, from the coding sequence ATGATATACGGTTTAATTGGCGAAAAATTAGGTCATAGTTATTCAAAATTTATCCATGAAAAAATGGTAGATGATAAATATTATTTAATTCCTTTAAGCCATGATGAATTTGATCAGTTTATGAGAAATAAAGAATTTGCAGGGATTAATGTAACTATACCTTACAAAGAAAAAGTTATAGCTTATCTAGATGAGCTTGATACTTTAGCTAAAGAAATTGGAGCTGTAAATACTGTTGTTAATAATAATGGACGACTTATAGGGTACAATACGGATTTTTATGGTCTCTTATATTTGTTTACAAGTAATCAAATTGTGGTCAAAGGAAAAAAATGCCTGATTCTTGGAAACGGAGGTACTTCCAAGACAGCCCAGGCCGTGTTAGAGACACTTGGTGCCGGAGAAATTCTTAAGGTCAGCAGAAGACCCGAAGGGGATAATACAATTTCCTATGAAGAATGCTATAAGAATCATAAGAATGCCCAAGTTATAGTAAATACTACCCCAGTGGGTATGTATCCTAATATAGATAATAGCCCTTTGGACTTGACCCCCTTTACTTTATGCCAAAGTGTGGTTGATGTAATCTTTAATCCTATACAAACCAAACTTACAAAACAAGCCAAAAGCCTTGGTATAAAATCAGTTACCGGTCTTGTTATGCTGGTAGCTCAAGCAAAACAAGCTGAGGAGTATTTTAGAGGCATTAAATTAGAAGATGCCATTATCCATAAAATTACCGAAGAATTACTTAATCAAATCATATAA
- the efp gene encoding elongation factor P: protein MVSAGDFRNGLTVEIENVVYQVIEFQHVKPGKGAAFVRTKLKDIINGGVTERTFRPTEKFPQAHIDRSDMQYLYSDGDLYNFMNVETFDQIALDKEAVGDSLKFVKENEMVKMLSYKGVVFAIEPPLFVELEVTDTEPGFKGDTATGATKPAVVETGAQVQVPLFINQGDIISIDTRTGEYMKRV, encoded by the coding sequence ATGGTATCAGCAGGCGATTTTAGGAATGGGCTGACAGTTGAAATAGAAAATGTAGTATATCAGGTAATTGAATTTCAGCATGTAAAGCCTGGAAAAGGTGCTGCCTTCGTAAGAACTAAGTTAAAAGATATTATTAACGGCGGTGTAACAGAGCGTACATTCCGTCCTACAGAGAAGTTCCCACAGGCACATATCGATAGAAGTGATATGCAGTATTTATATAGCGACGGCGATTTATATAATTTTATGAATGTGGAGACTTTTGATCAGATTGCTTTAGACAAAGAGGCCGTTGGAGATTCCCTAAAATTTGTTAAGGAAAATGAAATGGTTAAAATGCTTTCCTATAAAGGAGTAGTATTTGCTATTGAGCCTCCTTTATTTGTAGAGTTGGAGGTTACCGATACAGAGCCTGGATTTAAAGGTGATACTGCAACAGGTGCTACAAAGCCTGCTGTTGTTGAAACCGGTGCCCAAGTACAAGTTCCCTTATTCATAAACCAGGGAGATATAATCAGCATCGATACAAGAACCGGGGAATATATGAAAAGAGTATAA
- a CDS encoding M24 family metallopeptidase, with protein MDNFKKVEEINRKLNIDGVLISNGNNMRYISGFTGETGYLYISEKRHAVITDFRYTYQAEAEAKGYEIITIGSGGYNEAIGDLIKSDNISRLGFESEDMLYSKYEDLKAGLPECELVPIKDEITRLRRIKTPKELEYIKQAQSIGDKVFSEILDYIKPGVTELELAARIEYLLKIYGGERTSFPAIVASGVNSSMPHAVPTSKKIEAGDFVTMDFGCVYEGYCSDMTRTVVVGKASDKQKEIYNIVLEAQLAALDILRAGLKGKEVDKVARDIIYKAGYEGCFGHGLGHSVGLFIHENPRLSPGEEDIIEAGMTETVEPGIYVRGFGGVRIEDLVVVTENGYINYTHSDKSLIEL; from the coding sequence ATGGATAATTTTAAAAAAGTAGAAGAAATAAATAGAAAGTTAAATATCGATGGAGTTTTAATATCCAATGGTAATAATATGCGATATATCAGCGGATTTACCGGAGAAACAGGCTATCTTTATATATCAGAAAAACGTCATGCAGTTATTACAGACTTTCGTTACACTTATCAAGCGGAGGCGGAAGCAAAAGGATATGAAATCATTACCATTGGAAGTGGTGGATATAATGAAGCTATCGGTGACTTAATAAAAAGTGATAATATAAGCCGTCTAGGTTTTGAATCTGAGGATATGCTTTATTCAAAATATGAGGATTTAAAGGCAGGCTTGCCTGAATGTGAACTGGTTCCCATAAAAGATGAGATAACAAGGTTAAGAAGAATAAAAACACCAAAAGAATTAGAGTATATTAAACAGGCACAAAGTATAGGTGATAAAGTTTTCTCAGAGATTTTAGATTATATTAAACCCGGTGTAACAGAGCTTGAGCTGGCTGCAAGAATTGAATATCTACTAAAGATTTACGGTGGAGAAAGAACAAGCTTTCCTGCTATTGTAGCATCCGGGGTTAACTCTTCCATGCCCCATGCGGTGCCCACATCAAAAAAGATAGAAGCCGGCGACTTTGTAACCATGGATTTTGGCTGTGTATATGAGGGCTATTGTTCTGATATGACAAGAACTGTTGTAGTGGGTAAGGCAAGTGACAAGCAGAAAGAAATTTATAATATAGTACTTGAAGCCCAGTTGGCCGCTTTAGATATTTTAAGGGCAGGCCTTAAGGGTAAAGAAGTTGATAAGGTGGCAAGGGATATTATATATAAGGCAGGATATGAAGGCTGCTTTGGACATGGACTAGGACATAGTGTGGGCCTATTTATCCATGAAAACCCAAGGCTTTCCCCAGGGGAAGAAGACATAATTGAAGCAGGAATGACAGAGACGGTTGAACCGGGTATCTATGTCAGAGGATTTGGGGGAGTCAGAATTGAGGATCTGGTTGTGGTAACTGAGAATGGATATATTAACTATACCCATTCCGATAAATCATTAATCGAATTATAA
- the aroQ gene encoding type II 3-dehydroquinate dehydratase — protein sequence MKILVINGPNLNFLGIREKSIYGNRDYWALVGLIEQKAKELKVEVEVFQSNIEGEIINTLQRAYKEKFDGIIINPAAYTHYSYAIRDALASLTIPKIEVHISNIHQREEFRHRSVTAAACDGQIAGLGFDGYLLAMEAMVNLCNKS from the coding sequence ATGAAGATTTTAGTAATAAACGGGCCAAATTTAAACTTCCTAGGTATTAGGGAAAAATCAATATACGGTAATAGGGATTATTGGGCTTTAGTAGGTTTAATTGAGCAGAAGGCCAAAGAACTGAAAGTTGAAGTAGAAGTCTTTCAAAGTAATATAGAGGGAGAAATTATTAATACCCTTCAAAGGGCCTATAAAGAAAAATTTGATGGGATTATTATAAATCCGGCAGCTTATACCCATTATAGCTATGCCATAAGAGATGCCCTAGCAAGCCTTACTATTCCCAAAATTGAGGTGCATATATCTAATATTCATCAAAGGGAAGAATTTAGGCATAGGTCTGTAACTGCTGCCGCATGCGACGGGCAAATAGCCGGTTTGGGATTTGACGGATATCTTCTTGCCATGGAGGCAATGGTTAATCTTTGTAATAAATCTTAA
- a CDS encoding shikimate kinase, which produces MKKANIILIGFMGSGKSSVGKLLSEKINYKYGDTDEIIENLEDMSIKKIFRIHGEDFFRDLETGLLLSIKDSLKKTVLSTGGGMPIFERNRELLKNMGHVVYLQASKSTIVERLSGDTTRPLLKGEKLEEKVEKLLSTRLKYYEEAADITINTDNKSIDDIAEEIIEKLGY; this is translated from the coding sequence ATAAAAAAAGCTAATATTATATTAATAGGATTTATGGGTTCCGGAAAAAGCAGTGTAGGTAAGCTTTTATCAGAGAAAATTAATTATAAATACGGGGATACTGATGAGATAATTGAGAACTTGGAAGATATGTCAATTAAAAAGATATTTCGTATTCATGGGGAAGATTTCTTTCGGGATTTGGAGACCGGCTTATTGTTATCTATAAAAGATTCCCTAAAAAAAACTGTTCTTTCAACAGGGGGTGGTATGCCTATCTTTGAAAGAAACAGAGAGTTATTAAAAAATATGGGACATGTTGTATATTTACAGGCAAGTAAAAGCACTATTGTAGAAAGATTATCCGGTGATACTACTAGGCCTCTATTAAAGGGTGAAAAATTAGAAGAGAAAGTTGAAAAACTTCTATCTACTAGATTGAAATATTATGAGGAGGCTGCTGATATAACAATAAATACTGACAATAAGTCCATAGATGATATAGCAGAAGAGATTATAGAAAAACTTGGCTACTAA